Within the Pseudomonas sp. SL4(2022) genome, the region CTGAAAAATCATATCGCGCGGCTTAACAAGACCAAGCAGGCCTATTTCCTGCAAAATCTATGCACTGAACCAAGAAGTAGATACGCTCAATTTAAATACTCTAAGGGGTATAAGGAGGAGCGCAACCATGCAAGCCGTCGTCGAAACCTTTTTTGACCCTGACACCTTCACTTACAGCTATGTAGTCACTGACCCCAACACCCAACGCTGTGCGATTATCGACTCAGTACTGGACTACAACCCCGCGTCTGGCTGCACATCGCAAACAAGCGCTGATCGGCTGATCCGATTCGTGAAAGATCACCACCTGAAGGTCGACTGGCTGCTGGAAACCCATGTGCATGCCGATCACCTGTCAGCCGCGCCATATCTGAAGCGTGAATTGGGTGGCCAGTTAGCTATTGGCGAAAATATCACCATCGTGCAGAACACCTTCGGCAAGCTGTTCAATGCCGGCCCTGAGTTCGCTACTGATGGCCGCCAGTTCGACCACTTGTTCAAAGATGGCGATACCTTCCAAGTGGGTAATATTCTGGCGCGTGCCATCCACACACCCGGCCATACCCCTGCATGCATGACCTATGTGATTGGCGATGCCGGCTTTGTTGGCGACACACTGTTTATGCCGGACTACGGCACCGCCCGTTGCGACTTCCCCGGCGGCGATGCGCGCATGCTGTATCAGTCGATTCGCAAACTCTTTGCCCTGCCCGGCGACACCCGCTTGTTTATGTGCCATGACTACAAGGCACCAGGGCGCGATGACTTCCGCTACCAGACCACGGTAGCGGAGCAACGCGCGCTGAACGTGCATGTGCATGAAGGCATCAGCGAGGCCGATTTTGTCGCCATGCGCAGCGCCCGCGATGCCACCCTCGGCATGCCGATGCTGATTCTGCCGTCTGTGCAGGTGAACATGCGTGCCGGGCAACTGCCGCCTGCCGAGGACAACGGCACCCGCTACCTGAAAATCCCCCTCGACATGCTCTGAGGAACTGTCCATGGATACGGCCTGTTACAGCACCCAGGTTTACACAACATGAAGCTGAGCCGCTGGCTGCCCTGCCTCGACTGGGGGCGGCATTACAATCGCCATCACGCCAGCCAGGATGGCCTGGCCGCACTGATCGTCACGCTGATGCTGATCCCGCAAAGCCTGGCCTACGCCATGCTCGCCGGGTTGCCACCGGTGATGGGGTTGTACGCGAGTATCCTGCCACTGCTGGCCTATGCCTTGTTTGGCTCCAGCCGCACCCTGGCCGTGGGGCCGGTGGCAGTGGTGTCACTGATGACCGCCGCCGCGTTGCAGCCGCTGTTCCCGGCAGGCAGTGCCGAATACATCGGCGCAGCCATGCTGCTGGCGTTGCTTTCCGGGCTGTTGCTCAGCGTCATGGCGGTGCTGCGCTTGGGCTTTCTCGCCAATTTTCTCAGCCATCCGGTGGTGTCCGGTTTTATCAGCGCATCGGGCATCCTGATTGCGATCGGCCAACTCAAGCACCTGCTCGGCATCTCGGCATCGGGCGACAGCCTGCTGCAACTGCTTCCGCAACTCTGGCGGGGATTACCCGCCATTCACGGGCCCACCTTGCTGATTGGCCTGCTCAGCCTGGCCTGGCTTTGGTGGGCTCGGGCACAGCTGAAACCGCTGCTGCAACGCCTGGGGCTGTCTGCCACGGCCGCCGGCAATGTCGCCAAAGCCGGACCGGTGCTGGCGATCATTGTCGCGGTTGTTGGCGTAACAGGGCTCAACCTGGATCAGGCTGGCGTAAAAGTGGTCGGCAGCATTCCCCAAGGCTTGCCAGGCTTGACCCTGCCTACGCTGGATCTCGACTTGGCCATGCAGTTGTTGCCTGCGGCCTTGCTGATCAGCCTGGTCGGGTTCGTCGAGTCGGTCTCAGTCGGCCAGACCCTGGCAGCAAAACGCCGTCAGCGCATCCAGCCGGATAACGAACTGCTCGGCCTCGGGACGGCCAACATTGCTGCGGCATTCAGTGGCGGCCTCCCCGTTACCGGTGGTTTCGCACGCTCGGTAGTCAACTACGACGCCGGGGCGCAAACCCCCATGGCTGGCGTATTCACCGCAGTCGGTATCGCCCTCAGTGTCATGCTGCTCACGCCATTACTGCACAACCTGCCACAGGCTGTGCTGGCCGCCACCATCATCGTCGCCGTACTCAGCCTGGTCGATCTCGCATCGCTCAAGCGGACCTGGCGCTATTCGCGCCAGGACGGTGCCGCCCAGCTGGCAACCCTGCTCGGTGTTCTACTGATTGGCGTAGAAACCGGCATCCTGCTGGGTATGGGTCTGTCACTGCTGCTGTTTCTCTGGCGCACCAGCAAGCCGCATATGGCGGTCGTGGGGCAGGTGCCGGGTAGCGAACACTTTCGCAACGTCGAGCGTTTTAGTGTGATCGAATCGCCCAGTGTGTTGTCGTTGCGGGTTGACGAAAGCCTGTACTTCCCCAATGCACGCTACCTGGAAGACCGCATTGGCGAGCTGATTGCGAGCCGTCCGCAAGTTCGTCATCTGGTGTTGATGTGTTCGGGGGTCAACCTGATCGATGCCAGTGCGCTGGACTCACTAGAGGCAATCGTCGAACGCTTGCAGACAGCGGGCGTACACCTGCATTTATCTGAGGTCAAAGGCCCGGTCATGGATCAGCTACACCGCTCCAGCTTCCTGGATGAGCTTTCCGGCCAGGTGTTTATCAGCCAGTTTGAAGCCTTGAAAACCCTCTCCCCACAAACACTGCAAACAGATCCCGCTTGTACGGAAAATCAGCGGCATTCTGCTGCTCAAGCTGGTCATCCTTCGTCGCCCAAGTGAAGTTCGTGCACACCGTATCGGCCGGTTATGTCACCGGGGCGATCTTCATGCTGGCCATTGCCAGCGACTAGCTGCTGAAAAATGCGACATGGCGTTTGCCCGCTGCTCCTCGCCATTGCCGCCGTATTCGGCCTGGCACTCACGTATATTTGGTGAAGATGGTCCGTACCTGAGCCAGCTTGTCCTGATTGCTTTGGTCAGAATTGAGGATGGCATCCTCGGCCAGGCATATGAGCATTTCCTGATAGGCCTTATCCAAGGCCTTGCGCGCGGCACTGAACTGCTGGGCGATCGCATCACATTCATCATCACGCCTGATCATGGCCTGAATACCGCGCACCTGCCCCTCGACACGGGCCAGGCGCTTGAGCAGCGCATCACGGTGCTGCACTCGTTCCGCATCAATCATTTCCAATGTCTACCTGAACCGCCATGTAAAGGCTCCGCGCAGCTCGCCGAGAGCAAAACCAAGGGCCTGATCGTGCGGGCAGCGTACATCAATCAGCGCCGCAAGCGCTGGTTCTATCTGCTGGCCATGCAGGCCAGGTATCGGTGGAGTTCTCCGAGCTACGCCCCTTGAGCATCGCTCGCCCGACACCCGATTTCCCACAGACTCGTGCTGTGCTCTGCAGCGTTCTGCAATGCCCACAAATGACATGCGTCTACCGCACTGGCCGAGTGCTGCCAGCACTGCATCGCCGACTTGACCGTCGCCAACAGAGATTGCGGAAAAGCGGGTAGCAGCGCCGCATCTTAAGCGGTTAGCGCAGGTAACGTCTCAGCAGACGCGGAAGCGCTCAATGGACCCAGATGAACAACCGTAATCAGCTGCAAAAACCACACAGGAAAATTTACTCCCGCAGGTATAAATGCCTATGAATTACTGGATTATTCACTGAAAACAGAAATCCTCATCGAGCACCGCGCTTTCACGCCGGCCTCACTAGCCTTCAAGCGATATGGCGCGCTAGCCTGAACCTGCCTAACCCACGAGAACGCAGCCTTGCATCCTTGCTCTTTCATCCTCGCCACCATCCTGACTGCCTTGCTGGCCGGCTGCGGCGCAGCCAAACCGCTGACGCTGATGTCCACCCCGGTGATCTACCATCAAGCGGCCATCGACCCCTTTGCCCACCTGCCCGAGACCGAGCGGGTGCCGGAAGTGTCGGTGTTCTACGCCACCAATCGCGCGCCGAATACACAGGGCTATGGCAATCAGGTCAGCGACCAGCTGCACCTCGGCAGCGCCAGCGTTCGCCTGGGCGGCAGTGACGACCTGTGGCCGCAGTTGCACAGCGCATCGCTGAGCGAAACCCGCCCGCGCGACCTGCCACTGAGCCTGCTGCATACACAGGAAGACGCCCACTTACCTCTGCAGAGCGTCCGCGACACAGCGTTGCCGGCAGACGTGCAGGCCTATATGGATGCGCTCAACCTGCAACTGAGCAAGGCGCGCGACAAAGAGATCATTCTTTATGTGCATGGGGCGAAAGTGGACTTCGCCAACGCCAATCAACTCACCGGCGAGTTGGTTCATTTTGCCGGGCGCGACTTCGTCGGCCTGGCGTTTGCCTGGCCGACGCACCAGAACATCATGAGTTACCTGCTCGGCATCGATGTCGAGCGCGCCCGCCAGTCCAGTCATGCGCTCAGCCAGTTGCTGGAACTGCTGGCCCGCCACAGCCACGCCGAGCGCATTAATCTGGTGGCCTACAGTGCGGGCGGACGCGTGACCTCACTGGCCCTGCAGGAACTGGCTGCCCGGCACGTCGAACTGAGCCGCGCACAGTTGCAGGCGCGTTACCGCATTGGCGCGGTGGTCTTCGCCGCCGCCGATGTGCCTGAAGAATTGTTTGAGCAACGCCTGCCCGGTATCAGCAAGATTGCAGAGCAAGTGATGATCACCGTCTCCGATCAGGACGACGCCCTGCAATACGCCCACCTGCTGATGCCCGGCGGCCCACGGATTGGCAGCAGCCAGGCCGAGGCCAGCCTGCATCGTTTCACCCAGCGCCAGCACCTGGATAACGTCAACCTGCTGGATGTGTCAGGACGTTATGCCGAGCGTGGGTTCGATATCGTCGGCCATCACTACTGGTATCGCCATCCCTGGGTCAGCAGCGATGTGATCCTGCTGCTGCGCACCAACCTCAGACCGCAGGCGCGCGCATTGACGCCTGGAGATCATCCGGCCATGTGGTACATGCAGCACGATTACCCGGTGGAAGTACGCAATGTCACCCGCCAAGTGCTCAAGGGGCAGTGGTAGACAGAGCAGAATTCGATTACAGATAGGCACAGCAGATGGCGGCCGATGTGGAACGGAGCCGGTCGCTCCGTCCCGCACCCACCGGGTAGGTGGGTACCGTGCATCGAAATGCCAGAGAGAAGAAACCCAACACACCGGGCGGGTAGCCCACCGTTGCCGGATGTGCGCTGGGCGCTGCATAACAGCCAGGGCCGTCTGCAGCATCAGGTGGAAAACACCTGAGGGTGGCGGTAAGCCGGTATTGCCAACCACCCCGGCCGGCGAGCCGGTCAGGGTGGGATGCTCGTAGAACCGATTAGCCGATGGTCATCAGGCTGGCGTTACCGCCCGCTGCGGCTGTGTTGATGCTCAGGGCGTGCTCGATCAGCAGGCGCTCCAGCGGAATATCCGTCTCGCCTTTGTGCAGACCATGCACACCAATAATCGCGCCGGGACGCTGAGCGGCCAGTTGGCAGACTTCGCGCAGTTGATCGGAGTCACCGTGATGGAGGATGGCGTCGAACACCGTTTCGCTCTCGCTCCACTGGCTAAGCACGGTGATGCGTTGCTGCACAGCCTTGGGCAGTGCGGCAAACAGCTCGCGGGTCAGCTCGCTTTCCTGCCACAGCACCTGGCAACCCACGGCCAGAGCCGCCGCCAATTGTGTCAGCAAGTCACTGCGCTCAGCAGCCAGGCACAGCACATGTTCGCGCGGCAACAGGCTGTAGCTGTTGCGCTCGCCGGTTGGGCCGTTAAGCATCTGCACGGTGCCGCTCTGCGCCAGCCCAACGTACTGCGCACTGAGTGCACTCAGGCTCGGCTCATGCTTGGCCGCCCAATCCTGCAGTGCCTGAATCACCTTGGTCTGCTCGGCCGGACGCTGAATTTCGCCCTTCTCCTGCTGCAATTGCTTAGCCACCGCATCCTGCGGACGGGTTGCCAGCAGGCGGTACATGTACAGCGGGCCACCGGCTTTCGGGCCGGTGCCGGACAGGCCTTCACCGCCAAATGGCTGCACGCCGACCACGGCACCGACCATGTTGCGGTTCACATACAGGTTACCGACCTTGGCGGTATTGACCACTTGCGCAATGGTTTCGTCGATGCGCGTGTGCACGCCAAGGGTCAGGCCGTAGCCACTGTCGTTGATCTGCTGCAGCAGCGTGCCCAAGTCAGCACGCGCATAACGCACCACGTGCAGCACCGGGCCGAAGATTTCGCGCTGCAACTCAGTAAAGCTGTCCAGCTCGATCAGCGTTGGCAGCACAAAGGTGCCGCGCTTGATGTCGTCACCGGCAACGCGCGCCAGCTGGAAGACCTTGCGGCCTTTCTCGCGCATCTTCTCGATGTGCTGGTCGATATTGCCCTTGGCTTCCGCGTCGATCACCGGGCCGATATCAGTGCTCAGGCGCTCCGGGTTGCCCAGGCTGTATTCGGCCATGGCGCCCTTGAGCATGTTGATCACGCGGTCCGCCACGTCTTCCTGCACGCACAGTACGCGCAGGGCTGAGCAGCGCTGGCCGGCGCTGTCGAAGGCCGAGGCCACCACATCGACCACCACCTGTTCAGTCAGCGCTGAGGAATCGACGATCATGCTGTTGAGGCCGCCCGTCTCGGCGATCAACGGAATAGTGCGCCCTTGTGCATCCAGGCGACCGGCGAGGTTGCGCTGGATGATGCCCGCCACTTCGGTGGAACCGGTGAACATCACGCCACGCACGCGCTCGTTGCCGATCAGGCCAGCGCCGACAGTTTCACCACGACCCGGCAGCAGCTGCACGGCGCCGCTCGGCACACCGGCATCCAGCAGAATGCGCACGGCTTGCGCGGCGATCAGCGGCGTCTGCTCAGCGGGCTTGGCCAGCACGGTGTTACCGGCAGCCAGCGCAGCAGCGACCTGACCGCTGAAGATGGCCAGCGGGAAGTTCCACGGGCTGATGCACACCACCGGGCCTAGCGGGCGGTGGCTGTCATTGCTGAAGTGATTACCTGCCTGCGCCGCGTAGTAGCGCAGGAAGTCAACCGCCTCGCGCACTTCGGCGATGGCGTTGGCGAAGGTCTTGCCGGATTCACGCACCAACAAGCCCATCAGTTGCTGCATTTCCGCTTCCATCTGGTCGGCGGCGCGATCCAAAACGGCGGCGCGCTCAGCCGGCAGGGTCGATTGCCAGATCTGCCCACTCGACACCGCGCAGAGCACGGCGTTGCGCACATCCTGCTCGCTGGCCTCATGCACATAACCAACGATGTCGCGGTGGTCCGCCGGGTTGCGTACCGGCTGCGCCTCGCTCAGCTCAGGTGCTTCACAACCGAGCAGCGGCATGGCCTTGTAGGCATTGTTGCTGCTGCTCAGCAGCGCCGAGGACAGCGAACCGAGGCGGTGCTCGTTGGCCAGGTCGATGCCTTCGGAGTTTAAGCGGGCATCGCCATACAGCGCACGCGGCAGGGCAATGCGTGGGTGTGGCAGGCCAAGGCCGCCTTCCTGCGTGGCCATCTGCTCGACCTGCTGTACCGGGTCGAGCACCAGCTCCTTGATCGAAATGCTGTGGTCAGCAATGCGGTTGACGAACGAGGTGTTCGCGCCGTTTTCCAGCAGACGACGCACCAAGTAAGCCAACAGGGTTTCATGACTACCCACCGGTGCATAGATGCGGCACGGACGGTTCAGCTTGCCATCGGCAACCTTGCCCACCACCTGCTCGTACAGCGGCTCGCCCATGCCATGCAGGCACTGGAACTCGTACTGACCAGGGTAGTAGTTCTGCCCGGCCAGTTGATAAATGGCCGACAGCGAGTGGGCGTTGTGGGTGGCGAACTGCGGGTAGATGGCTTCCGGCACGGCCAGCAGTTTGCGCGCGCAGGCGATGTAAGAAATGTCGGTGTAGGGCTTGCGGGTGTACACCGGATAGCCTTCCAGGCCTTCGACCTGGGCGCGTTTGATTTCGCTGTCCCAGTACGCGCCTTTTACCAGGCGGATCATCAGGCGGTGACGGCTGCGCTTGGCCAGATCGATCACGTAGTCGATCACGTACGGGCAGCGCTTCTGGTAAGCCTGAATCACAAAGCCGATACCGTTCCAGCCGGTCAGGGCCCGGTCGAAGCACAGGCGCTCCAGCAGATCGAGGGAGATTTCCAGGCGGTCGGCTTCTTCGGCGTCGATGTTCAGGCCGATGTCGTACTGTTTGGCCAGCTTGGTCAAGCCCAGCAGGATCGGGTACAGCTCGTCCATCACCCGGTCGTACTGGGCACGGCTGTAACGCGGGTGCAGCGCCGAGAGTTTGATCGAAATGCCCGGACCTTCGTAGATGCCACGACCGTGCGAGGCCTTGCCGATGGCATGAATGGCCTGCTCGTAGGACGCCAGGTAGCGCTTGGCATCTTCATCGGTCAGGGCCGCTTCACCGAGCATGTCGTAGGAATAACGGAAGCCTTTGCTTTCCATGGTGGTGGCGTTGGCCAGGGCTTCGGCGATGGTTTCGCCGGTGACGAACTGCTCGCCCATCAGGCGCATGGACATGTCCACGCCCTTGCGGATCAACGGTTCACCGCCCTTGCCGATGATGCGGTTGAGTGAGGTCATCAAGCCGGCTTCGTTGTGCGTGGCCACCAGTTTGCCGGTGATCAGCAAGCCCCAGCTCGCGGCGTTGACGAACATCGACGGGCTGTTACCCAGGTGCTGCCCCCAGTTGCCGTTGCTGATCTTGTCGCGGATCAGCGCGTCACGGGTGGCCTTGTCCGGAATACGCAGCAGCGCTTCGGCCAGGCACATCAGCGCCACACCTTCCTGCGAGGACAACGAGAATTCCTGCAGCAGACCCTGCACCAGCCCCTGACGGCCGCCAGCGTTCTTCTGGTTGCGCAGCTTTTCGGCGATGCTCATGGCCAGGGTGTTGCTTGCCTCAGCCATGTCTTTCGGCAGACGCGCCTGCTCCAGCAGCATTGGCACGGCTTCGGTTTCCGGACGGCGATAAGCGCCGGTAATGGCGGCACGCAGCACTGACTGCGGCAAGATGCTTTCGGCAAAGTCGAGGAACACCTGCAAACCTTGCTCAGTCAGGTTTTCCACCACTTCTTCGCCCGCCACAGCGGCCAGGCCCGAGTGCTCAGCAGGAGTCAGGCCACCCTCGATCTGCTCCAAATAATTGAAGATCGCCTGCTTGATCAGCCAGTGAGGGGTGCGGTCAATCGACTGTGCAGCCTGCTTGAGGCGATCACGGGTTGCATCATCGAGCTTAACGCCAAGGGTAGTGGTGGCCATTGGTTTGTCCTGTTATGAGCGTGGAGCACGGCAGATAAGCGCCGGGAGCAATGCCTGAGCGTCGCCCGCGAAGGCCTCATGGAGGTGGCGCCATGGGTGACGGGTCACAAAAAACTGGCGAGAGATTAAACCTCATAAGGCGCAAGGTGCAACTAGGTACAACCAAACAAAACCGTAGTTATCTATGCCACTCAGCAGCCCGCCATTCGCCTCCCCCTCGGAAAAACCCAGTACTGACAAGGCTCTGGCAAAAAATACCTGCTGCACCAGGAAAACGCTCTTACTAAAAAATGCAGAGCACCCGACGACAGGTACAACCCAAGCGCACACAAGGTTGCACCACAACCTTTATTCACGCCTTAACTGAGCAAAGCACAACAGGCCTCTTTCCGCGCAGTGACCGACGCAGTGCGCAGACAGTTAGCGCCCCCAGGCGCTGGACAATAGACAACGGTACTCCCCCAGCTGGTAACAGGAACGTGGCGACCCACTGAACCGACAGGACTGACAGGACTGACAACAATGACACAGCGCGAAACACGCCGCTGCGCACCAACTTAATGCTGAAGCTGTCCAGCCAGTCAGTTAATAGTGCATTCGCGGCATTTACATCCCTTACAAAACCACTAAAGCGCGCCCCGCGCCATCAACCAGCCTCGTGCAGAGCCTACACCGCACGTCACTGGACGATTTGGCCTCGTTCTTGCTGAAACACCGCCAGCCTGACCACTCAGACAGGTTTAAAACTAGATATCAGCACTTGGGGAGCACCATTCAATGAACCGCACTCTTTCCTCTCTCGCCATGGCCGCTGGCCTGTTGGCGGGCAGCCAGGCCATGGCAGGTGACCTGCTGCACTGGCAAAACAACAGCCTGAGCTACCTCTATGGCCAGGACTACAAGATCGATCCGGAAATCCAGCAGACCATCACCTTTGAACACGCCAGTGGCTGGAGCTTTGGTGACCTGTTCTTCTTCGTTGACACCATCAAATACAACACTGACGCCACCAATGGCGCGGGCGATGGCCATACCTTCTATGGTGAGCTGTCGCCGCGGCTGTCCTTCGGCAAGCTGTTCGATAGCAAGCTGGAATTGGGCCCGATCAAAGATGTGTTGCTCGCCACCACCTACGAGTTCGGCGAGAACGATGTCGACTCCTACCTGATCGGCCCTGGCTTCGACCTGGCCATTCCAGGCTTCGACTACTTCTCGCTCAACTTCTACAACCGCACTACAGACGGCAAGCGCGACGGCGACAATGTCTGGCAGATCACACCGGTATGGAGCTACACCATCCCAGTTGGCACATCCGATATCGTGATTGACGGTTTCATGGACTGGGTGGTGGACAACGACAAGAGCTACCACGCCAACCTGCACTTCAACCCGCAGATCAAATACGACCTGGGCAAGGCGATGAACTGGGGCGAGAAGCAACTGTATGTGGGTATCGAATACGACTACTGGAAGGACAAGTACGGTATCGACAACGACAGCTTCCTCGGCGACGTGATTCTCGATGGCACAGATCAGAACACCGCCAGCCTGTTGGTAAAAGCGCACTTCTGATACCCGGCACCTCGTCAGCAGCCGCAAGGCGGCTGATGAGGGCAAAAACAGCTAAAACCCTATACACTATGCGGCCTTTATTCTTTGCCCGAACAAGGACTCGCCGTGAGTACGCTGCCGCCCTGCCCCAAATGCAATTCCGAATACACCTACGAAGACGGCGCTCAACTGGTCTGTCCGGAATGCGCCCACGAATGGACCGCTGACGGCGCCACGGATGCACCAGATGATGCCAAAGTGATCAAGGACTCGGTGGGCAACGTACTGCAGGATGGTGACACCATCACCGTCATCAAGGATCTCAAGATCAAAGGCTCATCCCTGGTGGTCAAGGTAGGCACCAAGGTCAAAGGCATCCGCCTGTGTGATGGCGACCATGACATCGACTGCAAAATCGACGGCATCGGCGCAATGAAGCTGAAATCCGAATTTGTGCGCAAGGTTTAACTCAGCCTGCCGCCAGAAGCCCCGGCCCATGTCGGGGCTTTTTTATGCCTGTAACAATTGAGCCACGGGTTAGCCCTGCAGGCACTGCGTAATTGACTAGCATCAATAACGAACACTCCGCTCACCAACGTTTTGCCGGAGGCTCTCATGCGAATGACTGCGCTGTACCTGATGCTATTGCTGCCCTGGTCGTTACAGGCTGAAGACTGGCATGTGGTGGGTGACGAACAGTTTGCCCCTTACAGCTATGTCACCCTTGAGGATGACCAGCCGCACGGCCTGGATGTCGAGTTGGTCGAGGCCGTGTTGCAGGAGGCCAAGATTGCCTACAACCTGCGACTGTACCCCTGGGAGCGCGTCAAGCGCATGCTCGACCGCAGTGAAGTCGCCATGGCCTTCCAGTTTGCGGGCACCCCTGAGCGTATGCAGCAGTATGAGCTGGTCGGGCCCATTCGCACTGGCTCGACGGTATTTATGACCACCGGCAAGACGGCCATCCATGACTGGCAAAGCCTGGATGACCTGTCGCAGTATGTGATTGGCCAAGTCCGCGGATACGCCTACCAATCAGACTTCGATAAAGCCGATTTGCGGCGTGACACCAGCGCACAGAATCCGCGTCAACTGGTGTCCATGCTGCTGGCCGGGCGCATTGACATTATCGTCGGTGATCGGGTGCAACTGATGTATTTCGTGCGCGAACAACGCGCCGAACAGGGTGTGCGCATCCTGCACAAACCACTGGTAGAAATGCCGCGCTATGTAGCCTTTGCCAAAGGCGATCATGCCCGCGCCAAAGTATTCGCTGATGCCCTGGAGCGGCTGAAGCAGGCCGGCAGTCTGAATACCATCTACCAACGCTGGAACTGACGGCGAAACATGCATGCCGCGTCGCAGCGCCTATCGCCTGCGTGTTGCTCTGCGTCTACGGCGTGGTGAACGGCCGCAAGCATCAGTGGAAACGATCACCCGAAACGCTCAAAGCACAGAGCTGCAAACATCTGCAACCAGATTGCGGGGCACAGTCGACTCCAGGACGAAGGTCTGGAGATAACCTAGCAGGACACTACTGCACCGGCAGGAAGTTCAGGAATAACAGGCCCTGCGCATAATTGACGCCCATGCGCCGGTAACGCTCATCCAGAACGTCGGTAAGCAGGTCCAGACGCGCGACGATCTTGCCGAATTCCACGGCATAGCTGAGGTTGTGCCCATCCGCAGAAATCTCGTTTGACAGCAGCCACGGCTTGCCACCGGCATCGGTACGACGAGCCAGCATCCAGCTGGCTGTTTCCATATTGCGCGCGGCGTTGTGGATGAATTGAGGATCCAGCGTGTCACTCAGGTAATACTCGGTACGACCGCCATGGGCCGTGATCAACATGCTGGCCAGGGAGTAGATAAAGGCTCCAACCCGGTCCCCCTGGTACTCGGCGCTCAAGGCATAGCTCAGCGCCGCAATGTCGGTACGCCCACCCAGTTGTGGCAGCGGCTGATCCAGCTCAATGGCACGATGCACCGCGCGCTTGGCCGCCTCGGCATCAGGCAGGCCAGTCTTGCGCCATTCGCGAGGGTTACGCAGGTAGAGCTTGTCCATCAGGCGATAGAGGCTGTTGAGGTTATTGCGCATGCCCAAGGTGGCCATGCGGTCGGCATGGCTCTGAAAAAACTCGGTGGGTTTGATCGGGCTGCGGTTCTCGATAATGGCCTGATGATCCTGCCGCGAAGCGCAGCCGCCCAACATCAGCAGCGTAACCACTACCAGCCCGGCCACAGCCCCGTAACGCAGCAGCATGGCCGACATGCTGTGGGGGCGCATTTCCAGCCTGGGTAAACGCTGCACAGTGTTCATCAGTGGAGGTCATCCGCTGCGGTGTGGTGAGGTAACGCTAGCAACAAAATCCAGATCGGCCAGTTTTTCTGCCCAAAGGCATGACTTACTGCGCAATCAAGCACCTAGCGATACAAGCTCAGGTTGTGCCCGAAGAGTGCTGCTCGGGCGGAATAAAATTGAAATCCGCCACCCACACCCGACAAAAGCCCCGTAACAGAGCGCTTTAAGCGGTATGATCCGCGGCTTTTTGCCGCCGAGAAGCCCATGCTGCGCCTGCTTGTCCTGTTTTGCCTGCTATTTACCCTGCCTGCTCACGCCGAAGCCCCGCAAAGCTTCAACGCCGCCAAGAAAATTGCCTGGCAGATCTACGCCACACGCCCTATTACGTTCTACTGCCAGTGCAGCTACAGCGGCAACCGCGTCGACCTCAGCAGCTGTGGCTACCAGCCGCGCAAACAACTGCGCCGCGCCCAACGCGTGGAATGGGAACATGTGGTACCTGCCTGGGTGATCGGCCACCAGCGCCAGTGCTGGCAACAAGGCGGACGCAAGAACTGCGCACGCAACGACGCCCGCTTCAAGGCCGCTGAAGCCGACCTGCACAACCTGGTGCCCAGCATCGGCGAAGTGAATGGTGACCGCTCCAACTATGCCCTTGGCATGCTCAGCGAGAAACCCA harbors:
- the putA gene encoding trifunctional transcriptional regulator/proline dehydrogenase/L-glutamate gamma-semialdehyde dehydrogenase, producing the protein MATTTLGVKLDDATRDRLKQAAQSIDRTPHWLIKQAIFNYLEQIEGGLTPAEHSGLAAVAGEEVVENLTEQGLQVFLDFAESILPQSVLRAAITGAYRRPETEAVPMLLEQARLPKDMAEASNTLAMSIAEKLRNQKNAGGRQGLVQGLLQEFSLSSQEGVALMCLAEALLRIPDKATRDALIRDKISNGNWGQHLGNSPSMFVNAASWGLLITGKLVATHNEAGLMTSLNRIIGKGGEPLIRKGVDMSMRLMGEQFVTGETIAEALANATTMESKGFRYSYDMLGEAALTDEDAKRYLASYEQAIHAIGKASHGRGIYEGPGISIKLSALHPRYSRAQYDRVMDELYPILLGLTKLAKQYDIGLNIDAEEADRLEISLDLLERLCFDRALTGWNGIGFVIQAYQKRCPYVIDYVIDLAKRSRHRLMIRLVKGAYWDSEIKRAQVEGLEGYPVYTRKPYTDISYIACARKLLAVPEAIYPQFATHNAHSLSAIYQLAGQNYYPGQYEFQCLHGMGEPLYEQVVGKVADGKLNRPCRIYAPVGSHETLLAYLVRRLLENGANTSFVNRIADHSISIKELVLDPVQQVEQMATQEGGLGLPHPRIALPRALYGDARLNSEGIDLANEHRLGSLSSALLSSSNNAYKAMPLLGCEAPELSEAQPVRNPADHRDIVGYVHEASEQDVRNAVLCAVSSGQIWQSTLPAERAAVLDRAADQMEAEMQQLMGLLVRESGKTFANAIAEVREAVDFLRYYAAQAGNHFSNDSHRPLGPVVCISPWNFPLAIFSGQVAAALAAGNTVLAKPAEQTPLIAAQAVRILLDAGVPSGAVQLLPGRGETVGAGLIGNERVRGVMFTGSTEVAGIIQRNLAGRLDAQGRTIPLIAETGGLNSMIVDSSALTEQVVVDVVASAFDSAGQRCSALRVLCVQEDVADRVINMLKGAMAEYSLGNPERLSTDIGPVIDAEAKGNIDQHIEKMREKGRKVFQLARVAGDDIKRGTFVLPTLIELDSFTELQREIFGPVLHVVRYARADLGTLLQQINDSGYGLTLGVHTRIDETIAQVVNTAKVGNLYVNRNMVGAVVGVQPFGGEGLSGTGPKAGGPLYMYRLLATRPQDAVAKQLQQEKGEIQRPAEQTKVIQALQDWAAKHEPSLSALSAQYVGLAQSGTVQMLNGPTGERNSYSLLPREHVLCLAAERSDLLTQLAAALAVGCQVLWQESELTRELFAALPKAVQQRITVLSQWSESETVFDAILHHGDSDQLREVCQLAAQRPGAIIGVHGLHKGETDIPLERLLIEHALSINTAAAGGNASLMTIG
- a CDS encoding substrate-binding periplasmic protein; this encodes MRMTALYLMLLLPWSLQAEDWHVVGDEQFAPYSYVTLEDDQPHGLDVELVEAVLQEAKIAYNLRLYPWERVKRMLDRSEVAMAFQFAGTPERMQQYELVGPIRTGSTVFMTTGKTAIHDWQSLDDLSQYVIGQVRGYAYQSDFDKADLRRDTSAQNPRQLVSMLLAGRIDIIVGDRVQLMYFVREQRAEQGVRILHKPLVEMPRYVAFAKGDHARAKVFADALERLKQAGSLNTIYQRWN
- a CDS encoding outer membrane protein OmpK is translated as MNRTLSSLAMAAGLLAGSQAMAGDLLHWQNNSLSYLYGQDYKIDPEIQQTITFEHASGWSFGDLFFFVDTIKYNTDATNGAGDGHTFYGELSPRLSFGKLFDSKLELGPIKDVLLATTYEFGENDVDSYLIGPGFDLAIPGFDYFSLNFYNRTTDGKRDGDNVWQITPVWSYTIPVGTSDIVIDGFMDWVVDNDKSYHANLHFNPQIKYDLGKAMNWGEKQLYVGIEYDYWKDKYGIDNDSFLGDVILDGTDQNTASLLVKAHF
- a CDS encoding zinc ribbon domain-containing protein YjdM; amino-acid sequence: MSTLPPCPKCNSEYTYEDGAQLVCPECAHEWTADGATDAPDDAKVIKDSVGNVLQDGDTITVIKDLKIKGSSLVVKVGTKVKGIRLCDGDHDIDCKIDGIGAMKLKSEFVRKV